In the Pedobacter cryoconitis genome, TGATTTCCTGGAAAGCCGATTTGATAGATTTCTGGAATACAGAAGTCGCCATAATCAAAAGAGGCATGGGTAAAAGCACAATTACCGTTAATTCCCAGTCAGCATAAAACATAACAGCAATAATCGCAATGACCTGCAGAATATCACCGATGATCACAATCAGTCCTTCTGAGAAAATATCAGAGATGGTTTCCAGATCTGAAACGGTACGGGTTATCAATTGTCCTATCGGCGTTTTATCAAAGTATTGCAGCCTGAGTTTAGTGATATGATTGAATACATTGATTCTCAGATCACGGATGGCCGACTGCCCCAGCGTATTGGTCAGCAAGGTATGACTGTACTGAATGACACTTTGTACAACCAGTAAAAAGAGCATCAGCATGGTCATCATCACCAGGCCGCTGTGCTCCCCTTTCAGAATATAATTATCCAGGGTATATTTGATCAGGAAAGGTCTTACTGGTGCAATTAATGCAAGTAGTATCGTTAAAATAACTGACCAGATAAATATGCTGCGGTATGGTTTAACGTACTGAAAAACTCTTCTCAATAAGCCTACGTTTAACGCATCACCTGTAATTTTCGACATAATTAGTTTACAAAAGGATAAATGACATTAACCAGGTAAAGTCCACAGGCAGGTACTGACTGCCCGGCATTACTCCGGTTTTTACTTCCTATAATTTCTTCCAGCTGCGCCAGACTGATTTCTTTTTTTCCAATCAGAATTAAGGTACCTACAATAGCCCGCACCATATTTCTAAGGAAACGATTCGCAGAGATCGTAAATATAAGACCACCATCGATTTCACGAAAGTAAGCCTCGGTAATTTTACAATTATTTGTAGCTGTAGAGGTATTGGATTTACTAAAGCTGGTAAAATCTGTATAGTTCAGGAGTTGGGCAGCAGCAATATTCATGGCTTCGATATCCAGTTTACCTTTGTATAACCAGGAACGGTTCAATTTAAAGGGGTCTTTATGAAAATGAAAATGGTACTCATAAGATCTTGCTGTGGCATCAAAACGTGCGTGTGCAGTTTCTGATACTTTAAAGATTCTTTTAATAGCAATGGGATATGGTAAAAGGGAATTTACACTTCCCACGGCATTCGCAGCTGCTTCTTCTGTTACATTTTGTAAATCTGCATGTGCAAAAAACTTACTGGCATGAACGCCGGCATCTGTCCTGCCACAGCCCAGTGTTTCAACAGGTTGCCTGAAGAAAACGGTTAATGCCCTGTCCAGTTCCTGCTGAACGGTTATTGCGTTTGGCTGCGTCTGCCATCCATGGTAAGCTGTTCCATCGTAGGCTAATTCTATAAAAAAACGTTGTATATTCAATGTAATGCAAAAATACTTTTTTCCGCTTAACAAGACAGTCGTTTAATGTCTTTTAATATATTTGTTGGAAATTATTAAATTGATATGATACAAAGGGTTCAATCCATCTGGTTATTTTTAGCAGCACTTACGTTGTTTTTAGTACTAATTCTTCCTGTTTTAATTATACATGGCGCTCCGGGAGATTTAACATTCCAGATTGGTGGCATTTATGAGAAAGTAAACAATATCAGCCAGAAAACGGAATCCTTTACTGCCCTTTTTGGTGCAACAATCGCTGTCGGCCTGATTTGCCTGGCAAACATTTTCACTTTCAAAAACAGAACCTTACAGAAACGGATTATCTTGCTGACTATAGTTTTAATTCTCGCTTTAGCAGCATGGACTGCAAGTTACGCAATGCAGATTCCCCGGCTTTCAGCAGGATTTACCTTAAGTGCGGGTGCTTATTTACCTGTTCTTTCGCTTATTTTTTGTGCCCTGGCTATCAGAGGTATCAATAAAGATGATCAATTAATACGCTCGGCAGATAGATTGAGATAGTCTTTTTATAAGTTATTTTTTTACTTAAAGGTCAAACAACCTAACCATTAACAATCAAAAAGTTAGACTTATAATTATTATTTGGTTATGTACCAAACAAATACCGAAAATTAAGCTTACCTTTGCGGCTTAATAAATAAAGTTAAAATGATAAACCCATTTAAATTATTGGGGATAAGTGATGACGTTGTTAATGCCGTAAAGGATTTAGGTTTCGAAAATCCAACACCTATTCAGGAGCAAGCTATTCCTGTGCTGTTAGAGGGCAATAATGATTTTGTTGGTTTGGCCCAAACAGGAACAGGAAAAAC is a window encoding:
- a CDS encoding DUF4293 domain-containing protein, with product MIQRVQSIWLFLAALTLFLVLILPVLIIHGAPGDLTFQIGGIYEKVNNISQKTESFTALFGATIAVGLICLANIFTFKNRTLQKRIILLTIVLILALAAWTASYAMQIPRLSAGFTLSAGAYLPVLSLIFCALAIRGINKDDQLIRSADRLR
- the truA gene encoding tRNA pseudouridine(38-40) synthase TruA — encoded protein: MNIQRFFIELAYDGTAYHGWQTQPNAITVQQELDRALTVFFRQPVETLGCGRTDAGVHASKFFAHADLQNVTEEAAANAVGSVNSLLPYPIAIKRIFKVSETAHARFDATARSYEYHFHFHKDPFKLNRSWLYKGKLDIEAMNIAAAQLLNYTDFTSFSKSNTSTATNNCKITEAYFREIDGGLIFTISANRFLRNMVRAIVGTLILIGKKEISLAQLEEIIGSKNRSNAGQSVPACGLYLVNVIYPFVN